The Desulfoscipio gibsoniae DSM 7213 genome contains a region encoding:
- a CDS encoding aspartate kinase: protein MLIVQKFGGTSVGDSSRIKNVARRVVEQYRKGNQMVVVVSAMGDSTDDLIDLSRQITDNPSPREMDMLLSTGEQVSIALLAMAIKNLGVEAISLTGPQAGIKTDIYYSKARVTAVDNTRMRAEIAKGKILIVAGFQGLNEFGDITTLGRGGSDTTAVVLAAALQADLCEIFTDVDGVYTTDPRVVPEACKLDTITYDEMLELAHLGAAVLHPRAVECAKLYNIPLHVRSSFNNHPGTIVKEEIDMEKSMVITGVTYTKNVAKLGIFGVPDQPGIAYMVFKTLADNNISVDMIVQSSMRDGVNDISFTVAQDDLRKSLETIEEIIKVVGAQGYTHDADVAMVSVVGAGMNSNPGVAAMMFGALADTDINIDMISTSDIKISCIVKNSEAEQAVKTLHTKFALDSVGQN, encoded by the coding sequence ATGTTAATTGTACAAAAATTCGGCGGTACATCAGTGGGGGACTCCTCGCGAATTAAAAATGTGGCCCGGCGGGTGGTGGAACAGTATCGCAAGGGTAATCAAATGGTGGTGGTGGTTTCGGCCATGGGTGACTCCACTGACGATTTGATAGACTTATCCCGGCAAATAACCGATAATCCGTCTCCCCGGGAGATGGATATGCTGCTGTCCACCGGAGAGCAGGTATCAATCGCACTGCTGGCAATGGCTATCAAAAACCTGGGTGTAGAGGCGATTTCCCTAACCGGACCGCAGGCCGGTATTAAAACGGACATATATTATTCCAAAGCTCGCGTAACCGCTGTGGATAATACCCGCATGCGGGCCGAAATTGCCAAGGGTAAAATACTGATTGTAGCCGGTTTCCAGGGGCTGAACGAATTTGGTGATATCACTACCCTTGGCCGGGGCGGCTCGGACACCACAGCAGTGGTACTGGCTGCGGCGCTGCAGGCAGATCTGTGCGAAATTTTCACCGATGTGGACGGTGTCTATACCACTGACCCAAGGGTAGTGCCCGAAGCGTGTAAACTGGACACCATTACCTACGATGAAATGCTGGAGCTGGCCCATCTGGGTGCGGCGGTGCTGCATCCCCGGGCGGTTGAATGCGCCAAGCTTTACAATATACCGCTGCATGTCCGGAGCAGTTTCAACAATCACCCGGGCACCATTGTAAAGGAGGAAATCGATATGGAAAAAAGTATGGTTATTACCGGTGTTACATATACCAAAAATGTCGCCAAGCTGGGTATTTTTGGCGTGCCCGACCAACCGGGCATTGCTTACATGGTGTTTAAAACTCTAGCCGATAACAACATCAGCGTAGACATGATTGTACAAAGTTCCATGCGCGATGGTGTCAATGATATATCCTTCACAGTAGCTCAGGATGATTTGCGTAAATCACTGGAAACTATCGAGGAAATTATCAAAGTGGTGGGGGCCCAGGGTTATACCCATGACGCCGATGTGGCCATGGTTTCTGTAGTGGGAGCCGGAATGAACAGCAATCCCGGTGTAGCTGCCATGATGTTTGGAGCGCTGGCGGACACAGATATTAACATCGACATGATTTCCACCTCGGACATCAAAATATCCTGCATTGTCAAAAACAGTGAAGCAGAGCAGGCGGTTAAAACATTGCATACAAAATTTGCGCTGGACAGCGTTGGACAAAACTAG